The Neochlamydia sp. S13 genome has a segment encoding these proteins:
- the ybeY gene encoding rRNA maturation RNase YbeY — MQIHVHNKQKNLSFPLRLVKKIADAVIKLENQSCDELSIYFVTPLVISQLHQQYFNDPSTTDCISFPMDTNNHGEGPEKYRILGEIFVCPQTAFEYAKKHSGDPYEECTLYIVHGLLHLMGYEDTERKKKLIMRKAEKKHMVNLKKLNLLLLPK; from the coding sequence GTGCAAATACACGTCCACAATAAGCAAAAAAATTTATCTTTTCCCCTGCGCTTAGTCAAAAAAATTGCTGATGCTGTTATTAAGTTAGAAAATCAAAGTTGTGATGAACTATCTATATATTTTGTAACACCTCTCGTAATTTCCCAGCTCCATCAGCAATATTTTAATGACCCCTCGACAACTGACTGTATCTCTTTCCCTATGGATACAAATAATCATGGAGAAGGGCCGGAGAAATATAGAATTCTAGGAGAAATTTTTGTTTGCCCTCAAACCGCCTTTGAATATGCTAAAAAGCATTCAGGCGATCCTTACGAAGAATGTACTTTATATATTGTACACGGGCTGCTTCATTTAATGGGATACGAGGATACTGAAAGAAAGAAAAAGCTGATCATGCGAAAAGCGGAAAAAAAACACATGGTTAATTTAAAGAAACTTAATCTATTACTATTACCTAAATAG
- the tpiA gene encoding triose-phosphate isomerase has product MTSASRPVVIAGNWKMYKTIEEATAFVPELVSLINTPQAQIYLAVPFTAIKATSEAAKDTVLVVGAQNINDASEGAFTGEIAGKMLKDAGAEFVIIGHSERRRLFYETDDLINKKIKRALEDNLQVIFCVGESKKEREAQQTHEVLARQLKEGLADISVEQLRHIIIAYEPIWAIGMPQPAGAETAQDAHAFCRQLINEGWDEKAAEQIIIQYGGAVKPENAKKFLEQPDIDGLLVGGASLSSKDFAQIINCFNSIYEEGITK; this is encoded by the coding sequence ATGACGTCCGCAAGCCGTCCCGTAGTCATCGCTGGCAATTGGAAAATGTATAAAACAATTGAGGAGGCTACAGCTTTTGTTCCAGAGCTAGTATCATTAATTAATACCCCTCAAGCTCAAATTTATTTAGCGGTACCTTTTACTGCTATTAAAGCTACTTCAGAAGCAGCAAAAGATACTGTTTTAGTTGTGGGAGCCCAAAATATAAATGATGCATCTGAAGGGGCTTTTACCGGAGAAATTGCCGGGAAAATGCTAAAAGATGCAGGGGCAGAATTTGTGATTATAGGTCACTCCGAACGGCGACGCCTTTTCTATGAAACAGATGATCTTATTAATAAAAAGATTAAAAGGGCTTTAGAGGATAATTTACAAGTGATTTTTTGCGTGGGTGAATCAAAAAAAGAGAGAGAAGCGCAACAGACTCATGAAGTATTGGCTAGGCAGCTTAAAGAGGGGCTGGCGGATATTTCAGTAGAGCAGCTCAGGCATATTATTATTGCCTACGAGCCTATATGGGCTATAGGCATGCCTCAACCAGCAGGAGCTGAAACGGCCCAGGATGCGCACGCATTTTGCCGTCAATTAATAAATGAAGGCTGGGATGAAAAAGCTGCTGAACAGATTATTATTCAGTACGGGGGAGCTGTGAAACCAGAAAATGCAAAAAAATTTTTAGAACAGCCCGATATTGATGGTTTACTTGTAGGAGGAGCTTCTCTTTCATCAAAAGATTTTGCTCAAATTATTAATTGTTTTAACTCTATTTATGAAGAAGGGATTACTAAATGA
- the def gene encoding peptide deformylase, whose protein sequence is MILQLAYYGDPILRKKTETIKEFNSDLRQLAANMLETMYAEKGIGLAGPQVHQSIAIFVTCVPTYMNDETTLPGVERIFINPKILSYSEESDTLPEGCLSIPKVSGLVTRPLKIVVQAMDLDAKTFTEEFVGYEARCILHENDHLNGKLFIDRIASRSDRQNIESKLREIKKKYSFKS, encoded by the coding sequence ATGATTTTACAGCTTGCCTACTATGGAGATCCTATTCTTCGTAAGAAAACGGAGACTATTAAAGAATTTAATTCTGATTTGCGTCAGCTTGCAGCCAATATGCTAGAAACGATGTATGCAGAAAAAGGCATCGGCTTGGCAGGTCCTCAAGTCCATCAATCTATTGCTATATTTGTTACCTGTGTACCTACCTATATGAATGATGAGACTACCCTTCCTGGCGTGGAAAGAATTTTTATTAATCCTAAAATTCTTTCCTATAGTGAAGAAAGTGACACCCTACCAGAAGGCTGCCTTTCCATCCCTAAAGTTTCAGGGTTAGTTACACGCCCTTTAAAAATTGTGGTCCAAGCGATGGACTTAGATGCCAAAACATTTACCGAAGAATTCGTAGGCTATGAAGCTCGCTGCATCTTACACGAAAATGACCATCTTAATGGAAAATTATTTATTGATCGTATAGCAAGCCGATCGGACCGTCAGAATATAGAATCTAAACTTCGAGAAATTAAAAAGAAATACTCTTTTAAAAGTTAA
- a CDS encoding small basic protein, whose protein sequence is MSRHPSFGKANKGATKRNVLKRFERIDVLKKLGRWDAEKKTRITGLPKTPVL, encoded by the coding sequence ATGTCAAGACATCCAAGCTTTGGAAAAGCCAACAAAGGGGCCACCAAACGTAACGTTTTAAAAAGATTTGAAAGAATCGATGTATTAAAAAAATTAGGACGCTGGGATGCGGAAAAGAAAACTCGCATAACAGGTTTACCTAAAACACCAGTTCTTTAA
- a CDS encoding Y-family DNA polymerase: MSSTGRNKLMYALVDCNNFYVSCERVFNPRLIGKPVVVLSSNDGCIIARSKEAKFLGILMGAPAFEYRDLFRKYDVKVLSSNYTLYGDMSHRVMRTLQQFSPEIDIYSIDEAFLRVDAVDKEAYCREIQRIILQHTGIPTSIGLAPTMTLAKIANDMAKRYSACQNVFSMEAFEMCEKVLRQLSVDEIWGIGKKISSYLHRQNIHTASEFKNSEDLWIKKNLSVTGLRIAWELRGVSCLSLKEAPASKKSITCSRSFSKAVSDLNELLEAISTYVSIAAEKLRNQQSRASFIDVFLMTNKHHHSPYYYNNMQITLPQPSDYTPKIITYAKEGVRRLFREGFLYKKTGLTLGGLVSKGDYQLDLFEENHFSNKKEQTLINLIDQLNHQYGRRVIKMAAEGIKQPWKARQENCSPRYTTCWQDILTIQI, from the coding sequence ATGTCATCCACCGGCCGCAATAAACTTATGTATGCTTTGGTGGATTGTAATAATTTTTATGTTTCTTGTGAGAGAGTTTTTAATCCGCGTTTGATTGGAAAGCCTGTAGTAGTGCTTTCAAGCAATGATGGGTGTATCATAGCCCGTTCTAAAGAGGCTAAGTTTTTAGGAATCCTAATGGGCGCTCCCGCTTTTGAATATAGGGATTTATTTAGGAAATATGATGTAAAAGTTTTATCATCCAATTATACCCTATATGGTGATATGTCTCATCGTGTGATGCGCACGTTGCAGCAATTTTCACCCGAAATAGATATATACTCTATCGATGAGGCTTTTTTAAGGGTAGATGCGGTAGATAAGGAAGCTTATTGCAGAGAAATTCAGCGCATCATCCTCCAACATACAGGGATACCTACATCTATTGGCCTAGCCCCTACCATGACTCTTGCTAAGATAGCCAATGATATGGCTAAGAGATATTCTGCTTGCCAAAATGTTTTTTCCATGGAGGCTTTTGAAATGTGCGAAAAGGTGCTGCGCCAACTTTCTGTTGATGAGATTTGGGGGATTGGAAAGAAAATTTCCTCTTATCTACATCGCCAGAATATACACACAGCCAGTGAGTTTAAAAATTCTGAAGACCTATGGATAAAAAAAAATCTTTCAGTTACCGGTTTACGAATAGCATGGGAACTGCGAGGAGTCTCATGCCTATCCCTAAAAGAAGCGCCTGCATCTAAAAAATCCATCACTTGTTCACGCTCTTTTAGCAAAGCTGTTTCAGATTTAAATGAGTTGTTAGAAGCTATTTCAACGTATGTTTCCATAGCGGCTGAGAAATTGCGCAACCAGCAAAGCAGAGCTTCATTTATAGATGTGTTTTTGATGACTAATAAGCATCATCATTCCCCTTATTACTACAATAACATGCAAATTACCCTACCTCAACCTAGTGACTATACACCCAAAATCATCACTTATGCTAAGGAAGGAGTAAGGCGCCTATTTCGCGAAGGTTTTTTATATAAAAAGACAGGTTTGACTCTGGGAGGGCTAGTATCAAAAGGTGACTACCAACTTGACCTTTTTGAAGAAAATCATTTTAGCAATAAAAAAGAGCAAACCTTAATAAATTTAATAGATCAATTAAATCATCAATATGGCCGCCGAGTAATAAAAATGGCTGCAGAAGGCATTAAGCAGCCATGGAAAGCTAGGCAAGAAAATTGTTCTCCTCGCTATACTACCTGCTGGCAAGATATTTTAACTATACAGATATAG
- a CDS encoding LexA family transcriptional regulator gives MKTQTIDEIFYPSSSVAKQLWIPLFQDSVSAGFPSPAENYIEKRLDLNELVVKHPASTFFVRVQGDSMREAGVFSGDILVVDRSLEPLSGKIIVAIINGEFMVRRYVLGPQGIQLVSANSSYSTLYVNAALDFQVWGVVTYVIHRPQ, from the coding sequence ATGAAAACACAGACGATAGATGAAATTTTTTATCCAAGCTCCTCGGTTGCCAAACAGTTATGGATTCCTTTATTCCAAGACAGTGTTTCGGCAGGTTTCCCTTCACCAGCAGAAAATTATATAGAAAAGCGTTTGGATCTAAACGAGCTGGTGGTCAAGCATCCTGCAAGCACGTTTTTTGTACGGGTGCAGGGAGATTCTATGCGTGAAGCAGGGGTTTTTTCAGGAGATATTCTGGTTGTGGACCGAAGTCTAGAACCCTTAAGTGGTAAAATCATAGTAGCTATTATAAACGGTGAGTTTATGGTCAGACGCTATGTATTAGGACCACAAGGCATACAGTTAGTTTCAGCTAATTCATCCTATTCGACTTTATACGTAAATGCTGCCCTGGATTTTCAAGTATGGGGGGTTGTTACTTATGTCATCCACCGGCCGCAATAA
- a CDS encoding leucine-rich repeat domain-containing protein: MHPISSASIESLPNELLLPILEACAVPSLFSVCKRWHHLLASEVMPSLYKKIGKVHVSQGDISKQAFILDRIYGLDDRLSEGEKAKAIFKEAFTLAKSLAPAELEFKWKTQEKRCFTLANYASYLININRLLMWKALTGGAAYLSQEKIKYLPLEKQGELFRDWIEENCKNTTALDLSGVGLTYLPPEICQLSQLQRLDLNQNQLSSLPVEIGQLSQLQELCLNQNQLTSLPIEIGQLSQLQELCLNQNQLTSLPIEIGQLSQLQELYLDQNQLTSLPGAIGQLPKLRILSLNQNQLTALPTEIGQLSELRELHLNQNQLTSLPAEIGQLSQLRWFYLNQNQLTNLPAEIRQLSQLQGLFLGYNQLTALPAEIGQLSRLQRLYLNQNQLTSLPAEIGQLSRLRRLELNQNQLTSLPAEIGQLFQLRRLELNQNQLASLPAEIGQLSRLRRQSLELAGNPLKDIAEKIRQRFQL, from the coding sequence ATGCATCCTATCTCTTCGGCCTCTATTGAAAGCTTGCCCAATGAATTGCTGCTCCCTATCTTAGAGGCTTGCGCAGTTCCTTCCTTATTTAGCGTCTGTAAAAGATGGCATCATCTGCTGGCTTCCGAAGTGATGCCTTCTCTTTATAAAAAAATAGGTAAAGTACATGTTTCCCAAGGGGATATTAGCAAGCAGGCTTTTATTTTAGATAGGATTTATGGGCTGGATGATAGGCTTTCTGAAGGAGAAAAAGCTAAGGCAATCTTCAAGGAGGCCTTTACTCTAGCTAAATCCCTTGCTCCTGCGGAGCTAGAATTTAAATGGAAAACCCAGGAAAAAAGGTGCTTTACTCTGGCTAACTATGCCTCTTATCTTATAAATATTAATCGTCTGTTAATGTGGAAAGCACTGACTGGTGGAGCGGCATACTTAAGCCAAGAAAAAATCAAGTATTTACCTTTAGAAAAACAAGGGGAGCTTTTTAGAGATTGGATTGAAGAAAATTGTAAAAATACCACGGCTTTAGATTTATCTGGAGTAGGCTTGACTTATTTACCCCCAGAAATATGCCAGTTATCTCAGCTGCAAAGGCTTGACTTAAATCAAAACCAGCTCTCTAGCCTTCCTGTAGAAATCGGGCAGCTGTCTCAGCTGCAAGAGCTTTGCTTAAACCAAAACCAGCTCACCAGTCTGCCTATAGAAATCGGGCAGCTGTCTCAGCTGCAAGAGCTTTGCTTAAACCAAAACCAGCTCACCAGTCTGCCTATAGAAATCGGGCAGCTGTCTCAGCTGCAAGAGCTTTACTTAGACCAAAACCAGCTCACCAGTCTGCCTGGAGCAATTGGACAATTGCCTAAGCTGCGAATACTTTCCTTAAATCAAAACCAGCTCACCGCTCTGCCTACAGAAATCGGGCAATTGTCTGAGCTGCGAGAGCTTCACTTAAACCAAAACCAGCTCACCAGCCTTCCTGCAGAAATCGGGCAGCTGTCTCAGCTGCGGTGGTTTTACTTAAACCAAAACCAGCTCACCAACCTTCCTGCAGAAATCAGGCAGCTGTCTCAGCTGCAAGGGCTTTTCTTAGGCTATAATCAACTCACCGCTCTACCTGCAGAAATTGGGCAGCTGTCTCGGCTGCAAAGGCTTTACTTAAACCAAAACCAGCTCACCAGTCTGCCTGCAGAAATTGGGCAGCTGTCTCGGCTGCGAAGGCTTGAATTAAATCAAAACCAGCTCACCAGTCTGCCTGCAGAAATTGGGCAGCTGTTTCAGCTGCGAAGGCTTGAATTAAATCAAAACCAGCTCGCTAGCCTGCCTGCAGAAATTGGGCAGCTGTCTCGGCTGCGAAGGCAAAGCCTTGAATTAGCGGGAAATCCTTTGAAAGATATTGCAGAAAAAATAAGGCAGCGTTTCCAATTGTAG
- a CDS encoding hemolysin family protein — translation MNSFFLYRSFHHIFFPHHEYESLFFTAICAQNLARFGYTACGIIFLSQTTLFNSLRERPDYLNTLWIIISLLILILASFVLGDYLPRLLGTHLPEKALKIGFSFSSVYFFLAFPLAFIFLKISHLRSYDLYFDSTQVPSAQAKKEIIELIQEAEVSPTLNFHDKKLIESVLTFKERCAREVMVPRLNMFSLSADTSIKEAARLLQHEGYSRTPIYRHSLDNIVGVLMYKDVLKKYMEYEEKKDSRILDTPIEAIQKSILYTPETKKISNLLQEFRQKQVHFAIVVDEYGSTEGIITIEDILEEIVGEIADEYDQEEETVKQLADGSWIIDAKMSIFDVEAQLGIQIPQEEEYDTVGGYVFHVAGAIPSTNFIIHHDNFELEILESSDRSVEKVRIKPIESSPLLNEEK, via the coding sequence ATGAATTCTTTTTTTTTGTACAGATCCTTTCATCATATTTTTTTTCCTCATCATGAATATGAAAGCCTATTTTTCACAGCGATTTGTGCTCAAAATTTAGCGCGTTTTGGTTATACAGCCTGCGGCATCATTTTTCTGTCGCAGACCACTCTCTTTAACTCCCTTCGCGAAAGGCCTGATTACCTGAATACATTATGGATAATTATAAGCCTTCTCATTTTAATTCTAGCCTCTTTTGTTCTGGGTGATTATCTACCAAGATTATTAGGCACACATCTACCAGAAAAAGCTCTCAAAATAGGGTTTTCTTTTTCTTCTGTTTACTTTTTTCTTGCATTTCCTCTAGCTTTTATTTTTCTAAAAATCTCCCATTTAAGATCTTATGACTTATACTTCGATTCAACGCAGGTACCTAGTGCTCAAGCTAAAAAAGAGATTATTGAATTAATTCAAGAAGCAGAAGTTAGCCCCACTCTAAATTTTCATGATAAAAAACTTATAGAATCTGTTTTAACTTTCAAGGAACGCTGTGCTCGTGAAGTGATGGTGCCCCGCCTCAATATGTTTAGCTTATCTGCAGACACATCCATTAAAGAAGCAGCCCGGCTTTTGCAACATGAGGGGTACAGCCGCACTCCTATCTATCGACATTCGTTAGATAATATCGTAGGAGTACTTATGTACAAAGATGTTTTGAAAAAATACATGGAATATGAGGAAAAAAAAGACTCGAGGATTCTTGATACACCCATTGAAGCTATACAAAAAAGCATTTTATATACACCGGAAACAAAAAAAATTTCCAATCTTCTACAAGAATTTCGCCAAAAACAAGTTCATTTTGCCATTGTGGTGGATGAATATGGAAGTACAGAAGGAATCATCACTATAGAAGATATATTGGAAGAAATTGTAGGAGAAATTGCAGATGAATATGATCAAGAAGAAGAAACTGTTAAACAATTAGCGGACGGTTCTTGGATTATTGATGCTAAAATGAGCATTTTTGATGTAGAGGCACAGCTTGGCATTCAAATTCCCCAGGAAGAAGAATATGATACTGTAGGCGGCTATGTATTCCATGTAGCTGGCGCCATTCCCTCTACAAACTTTATCATCCATCATGATAACTTTGAGCTAGAGATTTTAGAATCTAGCGATCGTTCAGTAGAAAAAGTGCGTATCAAACCTATTGAATCTTCTCCTCTTCTAAATGAAGAAAAGTAA
- the secG gene encoding preprotein translocase subunit SecG produces the protein MTFLYYTTMVFFMMLCALLCFVILIQESKSSGLGASFGGEASESLFGTSTADVLKKFTAWLAVIFFAACIILSLWTNAIGRANQAQSMPFTLENTESS, from the coding sequence ATGACATTTTTATATTACACCACTATGGTTTTTTTCATGATGCTATGTGCTTTATTGTGCTTTGTCATTTTGATCCAAGAAAGTAAAAGCTCAGGGTTAGGAGCCTCTTTTGGGGGAGAAGCAAGCGAGTCGTTATTTGGAACATCTACCGCTGACGTTTTGAAAAAATTTACCGCTTGGCTAGCAGTAATCTTTTTTGCTGCTTGTATTATTCTCTCCTTATGGACTAATGCTATAGGCCGTGCTAATCAAGCGCAAAGCATGCCATTTACCCTAGAAAATACCGAATCCTCATAA
- a CDS encoding ABC-F family ATP-binding cassette domain-containing protein: MNNTVYINCDNISKSFGTHHLFKGISAGIFQGDKIGIIGPNGAGKSTFMKILAGKESADEGTVAIRRNLRIAYVSQMTSYPDQSIYEILRETLSYNDPHLLPHEAAMRIECMMSKTGFPDIQQSAKLLSGGWRKRLDIAKGLICNPQLLLLDEPTNHLDLEGIQWLEKLLQQENLTFMVISHDRYFLAKISSRMFELNAQFPKGLFTAAGNYEEFLLRREQFLSGQAQYQKSLSSKVRYEQEWLKQSPKARTTKAQARIQQAGKLIDELADVQTRNKQTRSHINFTSTDRLTQKLLVTKNLSKSVDNKLLFSKLDLTFSPGMRLGIIGANGTGKTTLLKMFAGMIPPDSGTLKLAEGLRIVYFDQHRSQMPAHLTLREALATNGEYVSYRGQHIHVNSWSKRFLFSPDRLDLPISQLSGGENARILIARLMLQPADILLLDEPTNDLDIPTLEVLEESLCEFTGAIVLITHDRYMMDKVCNVVLGLGLKEPIQLFADYSQWEKYKAKFEAFDSLKKEKPAEKARDKVEPLVPKLSYKEKYELEQIEASIIKYEGQEKKLHEDIESASDANLLQKNCMELNQLQAELEKLYERWQFLASKQT; the protein is encoded by the coding sequence GTGAACAATACCGTTTATATTAACTGTGACAATATAAGTAAATCCTTTGGGACTCATCATTTATTTAAGGGTATCTCCGCCGGCATTTTCCAAGGAGATAAAATTGGAATTATCGGGCCTAATGGGGCTGGAAAATCTACCTTTATGAAAATATTGGCTGGTAAAGAAAGTGCCGATGAAGGAACAGTAGCGATTAGACGCAACTTACGGATTGCTTATGTCTCTCAAATGACTTCTTATCCAGATCAATCAATTTATGAAATTCTAAGAGAAACTTTAAGCTATAATGATCCTCATTTACTACCTCATGAAGCAGCCATGCGTATTGAATGTATGATGAGTAAAACAGGATTTCCAGACATCCAGCAAAGCGCTAAACTTTTGTCAGGAGGTTGGAGAAAACGCTTAGATATTGCCAAAGGACTTATTTGCAATCCTCAGCTACTGCTTTTAGATGAGCCTACTAATCACTTGGATCTGGAAGGCATTCAATGGCTTGAAAAATTACTCCAGCAGGAAAATCTAACCTTTATGGTTATAAGCCATGATAGATATTTTTTAGCCAAGATATCGTCTCGCATGTTTGAATTAAATGCCCAATTTCCCAAGGGACTATTTACGGCAGCAGGCAATTATGAAGAATTTCTACTTAGGAGAGAGCAATTTTTAAGTGGCCAGGCACAGTACCAAAAATCTTTATCATCCAAAGTACGTTATGAACAAGAATGGTTAAAGCAATCTCCTAAGGCACGTACCACTAAAGCTCAGGCACGCATACAGCAGGCAGGCAAGCTAATTGATGAACTAGCAGATGTTCAAACAAGAAATAAGCAAACACGTTCTCACATTAACTTTACTTCTACTGACCGTTTAACCCAAAAGCTGCTCGTTACCAAAAACCTCTCCAAATCTGTAGATAATAAATTGTTATTTTCTAAGTTAGATCTTACTTTTTCTCCTGGCATGCGTTTAGGAATCATTGGAGCCAATGGAACCGGCAAGACAACATTATTAAAAATGTTTGCAGGAATGATACCACCGGATTCAGGAACACTTAAATTGGCAGAAGGCTTGCGTATTGTCTATTTTGATCAACACCGTTCTCAGATGCCCGCCCACCTTACTTTAAGAGAAGCTTTAGCAACCAACGGAGAATATGTAAGTTATCGGGGACAACACATTCATGTCAACTCGTGGAGCAAGCGCTTTTTATTTTCTCCTGATCGTTTAGACTTACCTATTAGTCAATTATCTGGTGGAGAAAATGCTCGCATATTGATTGCTCGTTTAATGCTACAGCCGGCAGATATATTATTGCTTGATGAACCTACCAATGATTTGGATATACCTACTCTTGAAGTCTTGGAAGAAAGTTTATGTGAATTTACTGGGGCGATAGTTCTTATTACCCACGATCGCTACATGATGGATAAAGTTTGCAATGTAGTTTTAGGACTAGGGTTAAAAGAGCCTATTCAGCTTTTTGCTGACTATTCCCAATGGGAAAAATATAAAGCTAAATTTGAGGCTTTCGATAGCCTTAAAAAAGAAAAGCCTGCTGAGAAAGCTCGTGATAAAGTTGAGCCTTTAGTACCCAAACTATCCTACAAAGAAAAATATGAATTAGAGCAAATAGAAGCGAGCATCATTAAATACGAGGGACAAGAAAAGAAGCTTCATGAAGATATAGAAAGCGCTTCAGATGCTAACTTGCTACAGAAAAATTGTATGGAATTAAATCAGCTACAAGCAGAATTGGAAAAACTTTATGAGCGTTGGCAATTTCTTGCCAGTAAACAAACTTGA
- a CDS encoding phage holin family protein has product MKKIVSLIVNSIAIFITANLLPGIRLSNFRNALGVALALGLINTFVRPFLLILTFPLTILTLGLSTLFVSAFCVMLASWIVPGFFVNDAFSALAFAVVVAIINTLISLFIKKG; this is encoded by the coding sequence ATGAAAAAGATTGTTTCATTAATTGTAAACAGCATAGCTATCTTTATTACTGCTAACCTTTTACCTGGTATTCGCCTTTCAAATTTTAGAAATGCTTTGGGTGTCGCTTTAGCATTAGGGCTTATCAATACTTTTGTTCGCCCTTTTTTATTAATTCTAACTTTTCCTCTTACAATTTTAACATTAGGCTTATCCACCTTATTTGTTTCCGCTTTTTGCGTTATGTTAGCTTCTTGGATAGTTCCAGGGTTTTTTGTAAATGACGCGTTTTCGGCGCTAGCTTTTGCTGTGGTAGTGGCTATTATCAATACTCTTATTAGCCTTTTTATAAAAAAAGGGTAA
- a CDS encoding DUF6444 domain-containing protein, which translates to MAHLEELLNQNSKNSSQPPSTDQKANRSLLAKVENRPYHPGARRKLLPASAVTSQEVCSIKVCPYCHAAMHATDKFLARQQIELPEIKPLVHQIDRVTSKCPCCHLQIRPELKENEQFLIGLKTGRLY; encoded by the coding sequence ATTGCTCATTTGGAAGAGCTGCTTAATCAAAATTCTAAGAATAGTTCCCAGCCACCGTCGACGGATCAAAAAGCTAATCGTTCATTATTAGCTAAAGTAGAAAATCGACCTTATCACCCTGGTGCTCGCCGTAAGTTATTACCTGCTAGCGCAGTTACCTCGCAAGAGGTTTGTAGTATAAAAGTTTGTCCATACTGCCACGCTGCTATGCATGCAACTGATAAGTTTCTTGCACGGCAGCAGATCGAGCTTCCTGAAATTAAACCTTTGGTGCATCAAATCGATCGAGTGACGAGCAAATGCCCTTGCTGCCATCTACAAATACGTCCTGAACTTAAAGAAAATGAGCAATTCTTGATCGGTCTTAAGACTGGTAGGCTTTATTAA
- a CDS encoding DUF423 domain-containing protein, whose protein sequence is MFPSHTTHGGMDTTHHPALLDNKPPFQAQLNFKILSLTPIIGTFVTKYILKTIDKELQEVNLDNNLRRNSLYDLRIYYSKIEQYHDSSLISNLVSLVAIVALVTLVASKIIFIAATCLVAGTVFGVLMAATLRQVKWIDQSIKQINQET, encoded by the coding sequence ATGTTTCCCTCCCATACTACACATGGCGGAATGGATACAACCCATCATCCAGCCTTGCTTGATAACAAGCCCCCTTTTCAAGCTCAGCTAAATTTTAAAATTTTATCGCTTACTCCTATCATAGGCACATTCGTTACCAAATACATCCTCAAGACCATTGACAAGGAACTTCAAGAAGTAAATCTAGATAATAATTTACGTAGAAATTCTCTTTATGATTTACGTATTTATTACAGCAAGATTGAACAATATCATGATTCTAGCCTTATTTCAAACCTAGTAAGCTTAGTAGCCATTGTTGCTCTCGTCACTTTAGTCGCCTCCAAGATTATTTTCATTGCAGCTACTTGCCTAGTGGCAGGAACAGTTTTCGGCGTCCTTATGGCTGCCACCTTGCGGCAAGTTAAATGGATTGATCAGTCGATAAAGCAGATTAATCAAGAAACATGA